In Drosophila gunungcola strain Sukarami unplaced genomic scaffold, Dgunungcola_SK_2 000127F, whole genome shotgun sequence, the following proteins share a genomic window:
- the LOC128265520 gene encoding inositol hexakisphosphate and diphosphoinositol-pentakisphosphate kinase isoform X21: MEWTWFKDWWRLKKLRSRHQRHKKKEAAAAAAGAAVTAAAVLPGSDCKVEGVGSKDPQTNRRHSLDAVPSDGTIARRRRGRGRDRLRRNRLLQRQRRSQSAGVSSQPGSENALIRSQDDDDDDGEYGPFNVSDYEDYGPNHGSDEDSDDFCFCDVCMNGDTDFGDSNDGMDSDTSTSSSNSKQVVVGICAMAKKTQSKPMKEILTRLGEFEFIKLVTFEENVILREPVQNWPTCDCLVSFHSKGFPLEKAIEYAQLRNPFVLNNLHMQYDIQDRRRVYAILEKEGIEIPRYAVLDRDSPDPKHHELIESEDHVEVNGITFNKPFVEKPVSAEDHNIYIYYPTSAGGGSQRLFRKIGSRSSVYSPESRVRKTGSFIYEDFMPTDVYFSGTDVKVYTVGPDYAHAEARKSPALDGKVERDSEGKEIRYPVILNHSEKLISRKVCLAFKQTVCGFDLLRANGKSYVCDVNGFSFVKNSNKYYDDCAKILGNMILRELTPTLHIPWSVPFQLDDPPIVPTTFGKMMELRCVVAVIRHGDRTPKQKMKVEVRHPKFFEIFEKYDGYKLGHVKLKRPKQLQEILDIARFLLSEIHTKAHAEIEEKESKLEQLKNVLEMYGHFSGINRKVQMKYQPKGRPRGSSSDDTNLAADQPVEPSLVLILKWGGELTPAGRIQAEELGRIFRCMYPGGQGRSDYSGTQGLGLLRLHSTFRHDLKIYASDEGRVQMTAAAFAKGLLALEGELTPILVQMVKSANTNGLLDNDCDSSKYQNLAKGRLHELMQNDREFSKEDRELINPCNSKSITQALDFVKNPVDCCHHVHQLIRELLHIISIKKDDPKTKDAILYHGETWDLMRCRWEKIEKDFSTKSKLFDISKIPDIYDCIKYDLQHNQHTLQYDQAEELYIYAKNLADIVIPQEYGLTPQEKLAIGQGICSPLLRKIKGDLQRNIDEVEDEFMNRLNPHYSHGVASPQRHVRTRLYFTSESHVHSLLTVLRYGGLLNVVTDEQWRRAMDYISMVSELNYMSQIVIMLYEDPTKDPTSEERFHVELHFSPGVNCCVQKNLPPGPGFRPHSHGDNACNVSMQSSDESNPARIEEENDSNSGEEREGKKRASTGQRSSDRSAERTSPAFGFNRLELRSKQFKSKPIPIGAHHTVSGHEAMDLAKRLNEELASQQQQQQQNQQLRPISPDIRAVSPDCEPRSRSFEQRPSSGVCAKEPDSQVSVSVSASVSSANSSTSSRRQRHSIAGQMSYMKMLGFGGFSKKMATSANSLFSTAVISGSSSAPNLRDMIPVSSSGFGDVPPIRPLETLHNALSLRKLDSFLQDMILAQIFKTPTGSPPRGFAKSTLPAVSSMTLNAASGNEAPVAGQPAMPKPATPTFDRRGSEYGSTIDAHPQESQCPILDDSNSVLLQSLAEKMQRKCRKKSMVEWQC; the protein is encoded by the exons ATGGAGTGGACGTGGTTTAAGGACTGGTGGCGTCTCAAAAAGCTCCGATCGCGTCATCAGCGgcataaaaagaaagaagcaGCCGCGGCAGCCGCAGGAGCTGCAGTAACTGCTGCAGCGGTTTTGCCGGGCTCGGATTGCAAGGTGGAAGGCGTTGGTTCCAAGGATCCGCAGACAAATCGGCGTCACAGCTTGGACGCGGTGCCATCCGATGGAACTATAGCCAGACGTCGACGGGGTCGTGGTCGCGATCGTTTGCGCCGCAATCGCTTGCTGCAACGCCAGCGACGGAGTCAAAGTGCCGGAGTTAGCAGTCAACCGGGCTCGGAGAACGCGCTCATTAGAAGccaggacgacgacgacgacgatgggGAGTACGGACCCTTCAACGTCAGTGATTACGAGGATTACGGTCCGAATCATGGGAGCGACGAGGATAGCGATGACTTCTGCTTCTGCGATGTCTGTATGAAT GGCGACACGGACTTTGGGGACAGCAATGACGGCATGGACTCCGATACGAGCACCTCGTCCAGCAACAGCAAGCAGGTGGTCGTTGGCATCTGTGCGATGGCCAAGAAGACACAGTCGAAGCCGATGAAGGAGATCCTCACACGCCTCGGTGAATTCGAGTTCATCAAACTGGTGACGTTCGAGGAGAACGTGATCTTGCGGGAACCTGTCCAAAATTGGCCCACTTGCGATTGCCTGGTCTCGTTCCACTCGAAGGGCTTTCCGCTGGAGAAGGCCATCGAGTATGCTCAACTGAGGAATCCATTTGTGCTGAATAACCTGCACATGCAGTATGATATTCAGGATAGGAGAAGGGTGTACGCCATTCTGGAGAAGGAGGGCATCGAGATACCGCGCTATGCCGTCCTCGATCGTGACTCCCCGGATCCCAAAC ATCATGAGCTAATCGAATCCGAGGACCATGTCGAAGTCAATGGTATCACCTTTAACAAGCCGTTCGTGGAGAAACCCGTCTCGGCAGAGGACCACAATATATACATCTACTACCCAACATCGGCGGGCGGCGGAAGTCAACGACTTTTCCGGAAAATCGGCAGCCGGAGCAGCGTATATTCCCCGGAGTCGAGGGTGCGAAAGACGGGATCGTTTATCTACGAGGACTTTATGCCCACCGATG TGTACTTTTCAGGCACGGACGTCAAGGTGTACACCGTTGGACCGGACTACGCCCATGCCGAGGCCCGCAAAAGTCCCGCCCTGGATGGCAAAGTGGAGCGCGACAGCGAGGGCAAAGAGATACGCTACCCGGTGATCCTCAATCATTCCGAGAAGCTCATTTCGAGGAAGGTGTGCCTGGCCTTCAAGCAAACCGTCTGCGGATTCGATCTGCTGCGCGCCAACGGGAAGAGCTACGTCTGCGATGTGAATGGATTCAGTTTTGTGAAAAACTCGAACAAGTACTATGATGACTGCGCCAAGATACTGGGCAACATGATCCTCAGGGAGCTAACGCCCACGCTGCACATCCCCTGGTCGGTGCCGTTCCAACTGGACGATCCACCCATTGTGCCCACCACATTTGGCAAGATGATGGAGCTGCGCTGCGTGGTGGCCGTAATCCGACATGGCGATCGCACGCCCAAGCAAAAGATGAAGGTGGAGGTGCGGCATCCCAA ATTCTTTGAGATCTTCGAGAAGTACGATGGCTATAAGCTGGGCCACGTCAAGCTGAAGCGGCCAAAGCAACTGCAGGAGATACTGGACATCGCCCGCTTTTTGCTCAGCGAGATCCACACGAAGGCCCATGCCGAGATCGAGGAGAAGGAGAGCAAGCTGGAGCAGCTGAAGAACGTCCTGGAGATGTACGGCCACTTCTCGGGCATAAATCGCAAGGTTCAGATGAAGTACCAGCCAAAGGGTCGTCCACGCGGCTCCAGCTCCGATGACA CCAATCTAGCAGCGGATCAGCCTGTGGAGCCATCGCTGGTCCTCATCCTCAAGTGGGGCGGCGAACTGACGCCAGCCGGTCGCATCCAGGCGGAGGAACTGGGCCGCATCTTTCGGTGCATGTATCCAGGCGGACAGGGAAGATCGGATTACTCGGGCACCCAGGGCTTGGGTCTGCTCAG ATTACACTCTACGTTCCGGCACGACCTGAAGATCTACGCCTCGGATGAGGGACGTGTCCAGATGACGGCGGCCGCCTTTGCCAAGGGTTTGCTGGCCCTGGAAGGCGAACTCACACCCATTCTCGTACAGATGGTGAAGAGTGCGAACACGAATGGACTGCTGGACAATGATTGCGACTCCAGCAAATATCAGAACCT GGCCAAGGGACGCCTTCACGAGCTAATGCAGAATGACCGCGAGTTCTCCAAGGAGGATCGCGAGCTGATCAATCCGTGCAATAGCAAATCGATCACCCAGGCTCTGGACTTTGTGAAGAATCCGGTGGACTGCTGCCACCATGTCCATCAGCTCATCCGCGAGCTCCTGCACATCATCAGCATCAAGAAGGACGACCCCAAGACCAAGGATGCCATCTTGTATCATGGCGAGACATGGGACCTGATGCGTTGTCGCTGGGAGAAGATCGAAAAGGATTTCAGCACCAAGTCAAAGCTGTTTGACATCTCCAAAATACCGGATATCTACGATTGCATCAAGTACGATCTGCAGCATAATCAACATACGTTGCAGTATGATCAGGCGGAGGAGTTGTATATCTATGCGAAGAACCTGGCCGATATAGTCATACCGCAGGAGTATGGATTGACGCCGCAAGAGAAACTGGCCATTGGGCAGGGTATTTGCTCACCGTTATTGAGAAAGATCAAAGGGGATCTGCAGCGGAATATCGACGAGGTGGAGGATGAGTTCATGAACCGTTTGAATCCGCACTACAGCCATGGCGTGGCCAGTCCTCAGAGGCATGTCCGTACAAGGCTCTATTTCACCAGCGAATCCCATGTCCATTCGCTTCTCACAGTTCTACGCTACGGGGGATTACTCAATGTGGTCACGGATGAGCAGTGGCGTCGGGCCATGGACTACATTTCGATGGTATCAGAGCTCAACTACATGTCCCAGATCGTCATCATGCTGTACGAGGACCCCACCAAGGATCCCACATCCGAAGAACGCTTTCACGTCGAGCTGCACTTCAGTCCGGGCGTAAATTGTTGTGTGCAGAAGAATCTGCCGCCGGGTCCGGGCTTTAGGCCGCATTCGCACGGCGACAACGCCTGCAATGTGAGTATGCAGTCATCGGACGAGTCAAATCCCGCCAGGATCGAGGAGGAGAACGACTCGAATTCTGGAGAGGAGCGGGAGGGCAAGAAGCGAGCG TCCACCGGCCAAAGGAGCTCGGATCGCAGCGCTGAACGCACCTCGCCTGCCTTTGGATTCAACAGGCTGGAGCTGCGATCGAAGCAGTTCAAATCGAAGCCCATACCCATCGGTGCCCACCACACGGTCAGCGGCCATGAGGCAATGGATCTGGCCAAGCGGCTGAACGAGGAGCTGGCctctcagcagcagcagcaacagcagaacCAGCAGCTCCGCCCCATCAGTCCGGATATCCGGGCAGTGAGCCCCGACTGCGAGCCACGTTCCCGGAGCTTCGAGCAGCGACCCTCCTCCGGCGTCTGTGCCAAGGAGCCGG ATAGCCAAGTCTCGGTGTCGGTTTCGGCCTCGGTGTCATCGGCCAACTCGTCCACGTCGTCGCGTCGCCAAAGACACAGTATTGCCGGCCAGATGTCCTATATGAAAATGTTGGGTTTCGGTGGTTTTAGCAAAAAGATGGCCACCAGCGCGAATAGCCTTTTCAGCACCGCCGTCATCAGCGGCAGCTCGTCCGCCCCAAATCTTCGCGACATGATACCGGTCTCGTCATCCG GATTTGGCGATGTGCCACCAATCCGGCCACTTGAGACGCTGCACAATGCCCTGTCGCTGCGCAAGTTGGACAGCTTCCTGCAGGACATGATCCTGGCGCAGATCTTTAAGACGCCGACAGGATCGCCGCCACGTGGCTTTGCCAAGAGCACTTTGCCAGCGGTCTCCTCAATGACGCTGAACGCCGCCTCCGGCAACGAGGCGCCAGTGGCCGGTCAGCCGGCGATGCCCAAGCCCGCAACGCCGACCTTTGACCGTCGTGGCAGCGAGTACGGATCCACGATCGATGCCCATCCGCAGGAGAGCCAGTGCCCCATTCTGGACGACAGCAACTCCGTGCTGCTGCAATCGCTGGCGGAAAAGATGCAGCGTAAGTGCAGAAAAAAGTCGATGGTCGAGTGGCAGTGCTGA
- the LOC128265520 gene encoding inositol hexakisphosphate and diphosphoinositol-pentakisphosphate kinase isoform X22 — protein sequence MEWTWFKDWWRLKKLRSRHQRHKKKEAAAAAAGAAVTAAAVLPGSDCKVEGVGSKDPQTNRRHSLDAVPSDGTIARRRRGRGRDRLRRNRLLQRQRRSQSAGVSSQPGSENALIRSQDDDDDDGEYGPFNVSDYEDYGPNHGSDEDSDDFCFCDVCMNGDTDFGDSNDGMDSDTSTSSSNSKQVVVGICAMAKKTQSKPMKEILTRLGEFEFIKLVTFEENVILREPVQNWPTCDCLVSFHSKGFPLEKAIEYAQLRNPFVLNNLHMQYDIQDRRRVYAILEKEGIEIPRYAVLDRDSPDPKHHELIESEDHVEVNGITFNKPFVEKPVSAEDHNIYIYYPTSAGGGSQRLFRKIGSRSSVYSPESRVRKTGSFIYEDFMPTDVYFSGTDVKVYTVGPDYAHAEARKSPALDGKVERDSEGKEIRYPVILNHSEKLISRKVCLAFKQTVCGFDLLRANGKSYVCDVNGFSFVKNSNKYYDDCAKILGNMILRELTPTLHIPWSVPFQLDDPPIVPTTFGKMMELRCVVAVIRHGDRTPKQKMKVEVRHPKFFEIFEKYDGYKLGHVKLKRPKQLQEILDIARFLLSEIHTKAHAEIEEKESKLEQLKNVLEMYGHFSGINRKVQMKYQPKGRPRGSSSDDTADQPVEPSLVLILKWGGELTPAGRIQAEELGRIFRCMYPGGQGRSDYSGTQGLGLLRLHSTFRHDLKIYASDEGRVQMTAAAFAKGLLALEGELTPILVQMVKSANTNGLLDNDCDSSKYQNLAKGRLHELMQNDREFSKEDRELINPCNSKSITQALDFVKNPVDCCHHVHQLIRELLHIISIKKDDPKTKDAILYHGETWDLMRCRWEKIEKDFSTKSKLFDISKIPDIYDCIKYDLQHNQHTLQYDQAEELYIYAKNLADIVIPQEYGLTPQEKLAIGQGICSPLLRKIKGDLQRNIDEVEDEFMNRLNPHYSHGVASPQRHVRTRLYFTSESHVHSLLTVLRYGGLLNVVTDEQWRRAMDYISMVSELNYMSQIVIMLYEDPTKDPTSEERFHVELHFSPGVNCCVQKNLPPGPGFRPHSHGDNACNVSMQSSDESNPARIEEENDSNSGEEREGKKRASTGQRSSDRSAERTSPAFGFNRLELRSKQFKSKPIPIGAHHTVSGHEAMDLAKRLNEELASQQQQQQQNQQLRPISPDIRAVSPDCEPRSRSFEQRPSSGVCAKEPDSQVSVSVSASVSSANSSTSSRRQRHSIAGQMSYMKMLGFGGFSKKMATSANSLFSTAVISGSSSAPNLRDMIPVSSSGFGDVPPIRPLETLHNALSLRKLDSFLQDMILAQIFKTPTGSPPRGFAKSTLPAVSSMTLNAASGNEAPVAGQPAMPKPATPTFDRRGSEYGSTIDAHPQESQCPILDDSNSVLLQSLAEKMQRKCRKKSMVEWQC from the exons ATGGAGTGGACGTGGTTTAAGGACTGGTGGCGTCTCAAAAAGCTCCGATCGCGTCATCAGCGgcataaaaagaaagaagcaGCCGCGGCAGCCGCAGGAGCTGCAGTAACTGCTGCAGCGGTTTTGCCGGGCTCGGATTGCAAGGTGGAAGGCGTTGGTTCCAAGGATCCGCAGACAAATCGGCGTCACAGCTTGGACGCGGTGCCATCCGATGGAACTATAGCCAGACGTCGACGGGGTCGTGGTCGCGATCGTTTGCGCCGCAATCGCTTGCTGCAACGCCAGCGACGGAGTCAAAGTGCCGGAGTTAGCAGTCAACCGGGCTCGGAGAACGCGCTCATTAGAAGccaggacgacgacgacgacgatgggGAGTACGGACCCTTCAACGTCAGTGATTACGAGGATTACGGTCCGAATCATGGGAGCGACGAGGATAGCGATGACTTCTGCTTCTGCGATGTCTGTATGAAT GGCGACACGGACTTTGGGGACAGCAATGACGGCATGGACTCCGATACGAGCACCTCGTCCAGCAACAGCAAGCAGGTGGTCGTTGGCATCTGTGCGATGGCCAAGAAGACACAGTCGAAGCCGATGAAGGAGATCCTCACACGCCTCGGTGAATTCGAGTTCATCAAACTGGTGACGTTCGAGGAGAACGTGATCTTGCGGGAACCTGTCCAAAATTGGCCCACTTGCGATTGCCTGGTCTCGTTCCACTCGAAGGGCTTTCCGCTGGAGAAGGCCATCGAGTATGCTCAACTGAGGAATCCATTTGTGCTGAATAACCTGCACATGCAGTATGATATTCAGGATAGGAGAAGGGTGTACGCCATTCTGGAGAAGGAGGGCATCGAGATACCGCGCTATGCCGTCCTCGATCGTGACTCCCCGGATCCCAAAC ATCATGAGCTAATCGAATCCGAGGACCATGTCGAAGTCAATGGTATCACCTTTAACAAGCCGTTCGTGGAGAAACCCGTCTCGGCAGAGGACCACAATATATACATCTACTACCCAACATCGGCGGGCGGCGGAAGTCAACGACTTTTCCGGAAAATCGGCAGCCGGAGCAGCGTATATTCCCCGGAGTCGAGGGTGCGAAAGACGGGATCGTTTATCTACGAGGACTTTATGCCCACCGATG TGTACTTTTCAGGCACGGACGTCAAGGTGTACACCGTTGGACCGGACTACGCCCATGCCGAGGCCCGCAAAAGTCCCGCCCTGGATGGCAAAGTGGAGCGCGACAGCGAGGGCAAAGAGATACGCTACCCGGTGATCCTCAATCATTCCGAGAAGCTCATTTCGAGGAAGGTGTGCCTGGCCTTCAAGCAAACCGTCTGCGGATTCGATCTGCTGCGCGCCAACGGGAAGAGCTACGTCTGCGATGTGAATGGATTCAGTTTTGTGAAAAACTCGAACAAGTACTATGATGACTGCGCCAAGATACTGGGCAACATGATCCTCAGGGAGCTAACGCCCACGCTGCACATCCCCTGGTCGGTGCCGTTCCAACTGGACGATCCACCCATTGTGCCCACCACATTTGGCAAGATGATGGAGCTGCGCTGCGTGGTGGCCGTAATCCGACATGGCGATCGCACGCCCAAGCAAAAGATGAAGGTGGAGGTGCGGCATCCCAA ATTCTTTGAGATCTTCGAGAAGTACGATGGCTATAAGCTGGGCCACGTCAAGCTGAAGCGGCCAAAGCAACTGCAGGAGATACTGGACATCGCCCGCTTTTTGCTCAGCGAGATCCACACGAAGGCCCATGCCGAGATCGAGGAGAAGGAGAGCAAGCTGGAGCAGCTGAAGAACGTCCTGGAGATGTACGGCCACTTCTCGGGCATAAATCGCAAGGTTCAGATGAAGTACCAGCCAAAGGGTCGTCCACGCGGCTCCAGCTCCGATGACA CAGCGGATCAGCCTGTGGAGCCATCGCTGGTCCTCATCCTCAAGTGGGGCGGCGAACTGACGCCAGCCGGTCGCATCCAGGCGGAGGAACTGGGCCGCATCTTTCGGTGCATGTATCCAGGCGGACAGGGAAGATCGGATTACTCGGGCACCCAGGGCTTGGGTCTGCTCAG ATTACACTCTACGTTCCGGCACGACCTGAAGATCTACGCCTCGGATGAGGGACGTGTCCAGATGACGGCGGCCGCCTTTGCCAAGGGTTTGCTGGCCCTGGAAGGCGAACTCACACCCATTCTCGTACAGATGGTGAAGAGTGCGAACACGAATGGACTGCTGGACAATGATTGCGACTCCAGCAAATATCAGAACCT GGCCAAGGGACGCCTTCACGAGCTAATGCAGAATGACCGCGAGTTCTCCAAGGAGGATCGCGAGCTGATCAATCCGTGCAATAGCAAATCGATCACCCAGGCTCTGGACTTTGTGAAGAATCCGGTGGACTGCTGCCACCATGTCCATCAGCTCATCCGCGAGCTCCTGCACATCATCAGCATCAAGAAGGACGACCCCAAGACCAAGGATGCCATCTTGTATCATGGCGAGACATGGGACCTGATGCGTTGTCGCTGGGAGAAGATCGAAAAGGATTTCAGCACCAAGTCAAAGCTGTTTGACATCTCCAAAATACCGGATATCTACGATTGCATCAAGTACGATCTGCAGCATAATCAACATACGTTGCAGTATGATCAGGCGGAGGAGTTGTATATCTATGCGAAGAACCTGGCCGATATAGTCATACCGCAGGAGTATGGATTGACGCCGCAAGAGAAACTGGCCATTGGGCAGGGTATTTGCTCACCGTTATTGAGAAAGATCAAAGGGGATCTGCAGCGGAATATCGACGAGGTGGAGGATGAGTTCATGAACCGTTTGAATCCGCACTACAGCCATGGCGTGGCCAGTCCTCAGAGGCATGTCCGTACAAGGCTCTATTTCACCAGCGAATCCCATGTCCATTCGCTTCTCACAGTTCTACGCTACGGGGGATTACTCAATGTGGTCACGGATGAGCAGTGGCGTCGGGCCATGGACTACATTTCGATGGTATCAGAGCTCAACTACATGTCCCAGATCGTCATCATGCTGTACGAGGACCCCACCAAGGATCCCACATCCGAAGAACGCTTTCACGTCGAGCTGCACTTCAGTCCGGGCGTAAATTGTTGTGTGCAGAAGAATCTGCCGCCGGGTCCGGGCTTTAGGCCGCATTCGCACGGCGACAACGCCTGCAATGTGAGTATGCAGTCATCGGACGAGTCAAATCCCGCCAGGATCGAGGAGGAGAACGACTCGAATTCTGGAGAGGAGCGGGAGGGCAAGAAGCGAGCG TCCACCGGCCAAAGGAGCTCGGATCGCAGCGCTGAACGCACCTCGCCTGCCTTTGGATTCAACAGGCTGGAGCTGCGATCGAAGCAGTTCAAATCGAAGCCCATACCCATCGGTGCCCACCACACGGTCAGCGGCCATGAGGCAATGGATCTGGCCAAGCGGCTGAACGAGGAGCTGGCctctcagcagcagcagcaacagcagaacCAGCAGCTCCGCCCCATCAGTCCGGATATCCGGGCAGTGAGCCCCGACTGCGAGCCACGTTCCCGGAGCTTCGAGCAGCGACCCTCCTCCGGCGTCTGTGCCAAGGAGCCGG ATAGCCAAGTCTCGGTGTCGGTTTCGGCCTCGGTGTCATCGGCCAACTCGTCCACGTCGTCGCGTCGCCAAAGACACAGTATTGCCGGCCAGATGTCCTATATGAAAATGTTGGGTTTCGGTGGTTTTAGCAAAAAGATGGCCACCAGCGCGAATAGCCTTTTCAGCACCGCCGTCATCAGCGGCAGCTCGTCCGCCCCAAATCTTCGCGACATGATACCGGTCTCGTCATCCG GATTTGGCGATGTGCCACCAATCCGGCCACTTGAGACGCTGCACAATGCCCTGTCGCTGCGCAAGTTGGACAGCTTCCTGCAGGACATGATCCTGGCGCAGATCTTTAAGACGCCGACAGGATCGCCGCCACGTGGCTTTGCCAAGAGCACTTTGCCAGCGGTCTCCTCAATGACGCTGAACGCCGCCTCCGGCAACGAGGCGCCAGTGGCCGGTCAGCCGGCGATGCCCAAGCCCGCAACGCCGACCTTTGACCGTCGTGGCAGCGAGTACGGATCCACGATCGATGCCCATCCGCAGGAGAGCCAGTGCCCCATTCTGGACGACAGCAACTCCGTGCTGCTGCAATCGCTGGCGGAAAAGATGCAGCGTAAGTGCAGAAAAAAGTCGATGGTCGAGTGGCAGTGCTGA